A single genomic interval of Nostoc commune NIES-4072 harbors:
- the sbcD gene encoding exonuclease subunit SbcD, producing MIKILHLSDIHMGSGFSHGRINPTTGLNTRLEDFVNTLSICIDRALTDVVDMVIFGGDAFPDATPPPYVQQAFASQFRRLMDANIPTVLLVGNHDQHSQGQGGASLNIYRTLGVPGFVVGDTVTTHGIETRNGKVQVITLPWLTRSTLMTRQETEGSSLAEVNQLLTERLRVVLEGEIRRLDPDVPTVLLAHLMSDNATLGAERFLAVGKGFTLPLSLLTRPCFDYVALGHVHRHQNLNKSNNPPVIYPGSIERVDFSEEKEDKGYVMIELERGKAEWEFCPLTVRTFRTIEVDVSKADDPQAVLMKAIAKYDIQDAVVRLIYKLRSEQMDLIDSSSLHTALSPAHTYTIQAELVSQLARPRIPELTASSSIDPMEALKTYLNNREDLKDIAASMLDAAHKLLADDVEVWLEAATNE from the coding sequence ATGATTAAAATCCTCCATCTCTCCGACATCCACATGGGAAGCGGCTTCTCTCATGGAAGAATTAATCCCACGACTGGATTAAATACACGATTGGAGGATTTTGTCAATACTTTATCTATATGTATTGACCGAGCGCTGACAGATGTTGTTGATATGGTGATATTTGGTGGCGATGCTTTCCCGGATGCTACACCACCGCCTTATGTACAACAAGCTTTTGCCAGCCAATTTCGCCGTCTCATGGATGCCAATATTCCAACAGTGCTGTTGGTAGGCAACCACGACCAACACTCCCAAGGGCAGGGAGGGGCGAGTTTAAATATTTACCGCACTTTGGGAGTGCCAGGATTTGTTGTCGGTGACACAGTAACTACTCACGGCATCGAAACCCGTAATGGCAAAGTGCAAGTAATCACCCTTCCTTGGCTCACCCGTTCAACTCTGATGACTCGCCAAGAGACTGAAGGTTCGTCTTTGGCAGAAGTCAACCAACTGTTAACGGAACGTCTACGAGTTGTTCTAGAAGGGGAAATTCGCCGTCTTGACCCCGATGTGCCAACTGTCCTTTTGGCTCACTTGATGTCTGACAATGCGACCTTGGGCGCAGAACGCTTTTTGGCAGTAGGTAAAGGCTTTACTCTGCCCTTATCTTTGCTGACGCGACCTTGTTTTGATTATGTAGCCTTGGGACACGTCCACCGCCACCAAAATCTGAATAAATCCAACAACCCACCGGTGATTTATCCAGGGAGCATTGAGCGGGTAGATTTTAGTGAAGAAAAAGAAGACAAAGGCTATGTGATGATAGAACTGGAGCGGGGGAAGGCTGAATGGGAATTTTGTCCGTTAACAGTTCGGACTTTTCGCACCATTGAGGTGGATGTCTCAAAAGCAGATGATCCGCAAGCGGTGTTAATGAAAGCGATCGCTAAGTATGATATTCAAGATGCTGTAGTGCGGCTAATTTACAAACTCCGCTCTGAGCAGATGGATTTAATTGACAGTTCTTCTCTACATACTGCTTTAAGTCCCGCTCACACCTACACCATTCAAGCAGAATTAGTGAGTCAATTAGCTCGTCCTCGCATTCCTGAATTGACTGCAAGTAGCAGCATCGACCCAATGGAAGCCTTGAAAACTTACTTGAACAACCGCGAAGACCTCAAAGACATAGCAGCATCAATGCTGGATGCAGCACATAAGTTGCTAGCAGATGATGTAGAAGTTTGGCTAGAAGCAGCAACTAATGAATAG
- the cysH gene encoding phosphoadenosine phosphosulfate reductase produces the protein MTVSTASRNQAIAFDLEKLNQQFETATPKEILAWSIENIPTGLVQTSAFNVDDMIITHILYTELKHPVPVIFLDTLHHFPESLELVAKAKQIYNLDLQTFKTPDVDTREAFEAKYGDKLWDKDIAKFHHITKIEPLLRGLDELNSVAWITGRRRDQAVTRANMPIFEFDGKGRLKVNPIATWTRKDSWIYVAEHGVIYNPLHDKGYPSIGDEPITTKVGEGEDERAGRWRGSDKTECGIHI, from the coding sequence ATGACAGTATCCACGGCATCTAGAAACCAAGCGATCGCTTTTGACTTAGAAAAATTAAATCAGCAATTTGAAACTGCCACTCCCAAAGAAATACTGGCATGGTCTATAGAGAATATCCCAACCGGACTGGTGCAAACAAGCGCCTTTAACGTGGATGATATGATAATTACCCATATTCTTTACACTGAACTGAAGCATCCAGTTCCTGTGATCTTTCTCGATACCTTGCACCACTTCCCTGAAAGCCTAGAATTAGTAGCCAAAGCCAAACAAATCTACAACCTAGATTTGCAAACTTTCAAAACTCCAGACGTAGACACCCGCGAAGCCTTTGAAGCCAAATATGGCGACAAACTCTGGGACAAAGATATTGCCAAATTCCACCACATTACAAAAATTGAACCACTGCTACGGGGTCTAGACGAACTTAACAGCGTCGCTTGGATTACTGGCCGCCGCCGTGACCAAGCAGTAACCCGTGCGAATATGCCTATATTTGAATTCGACGGTAAAGGTCGGCTGAAAGTAAATCCTATCGCTACCTGGACACGCAAAGACAGCTGGATTTACGTGGCTGAACACGGAGTCATCTATAATCCCCTCCACGACAAAGGTTATCCCAGCATCGGCGACGAACCAATTACCACCAAAGTAGGCGAAGGCGAAGACGAACGCGCCGGACGCTGGCGGGGAAGTGATAAAACAGAATGCGGAATTCATATTTAG
- a CDS encoding beta strand repeat-containing protein has translation MALTQGDIAFISFNADEDGWSIVTFVDIDPNTTIYFSDGTAASPTAIGSSESSFVWNTGSQKIVGGTVVRFSAIDSTSRASSIGTFTVVNSSDLGLNTTDETVYAFLGNSATAPTTILTAVSTEANNNSLTTVGLTDGVNAIKLTSSTDYGQYTGSRTGQTSFIGYKALVNNSANWTIDTGGDGAAIVPNTTNLAITSGNPIVNLSLNTNSGTEAGTTQIIVTATASSAVSSNQTVNLGVTGTGITTSDYNLSNSIITIPSGQTAGSVIFSVIDDAVVEGTETATLTISNPSSGITLGTTSQNITIADNDIAAFPTVNLSLSTTAGLEANTTAIIVTATASSAVSSNQTVNLGVTGTGITTSDYNLSNSIITIPSGQTAGSVIFSVVDDAVVEGTETATLTISNPSSGITLGTTSQNITIADNDIAAFPTVNLSLSTTAGLEANTTAIIVTATASSAVSSNQTVNLGVTGTGITTSDYNLSNNIITIPSGQTTGSVIFSVVDDAVVEGTETATLTISNPSSGITLGTTSQNITIADNDIAAFPIITVSSNNSQPVTTIFDNSGGTTPITVLDNNTISNLISTPTIVQNNTISSNTGQSTIPTNNVENFNLVNDLTKFNNSIVVNSLTGSNLVVGTDANENINGSAGNDYLDGKGNNDTIRGGDGNDTILGGLGSDSLFGGKGNDRLIGWGGGSGEIDLLNGNQGADTYVLGDASSVFYASSGNGDYADIASFKAKDQIELKGLANNYSLGSASAVSDNESAVGIFTSNGTELIAVVKDGLRLNTNLATDTGFVFV, from the coding sequence ATGGCTTTGACACAAGGCGATATTGCTTTTATCTCTTTCAATGCCGATGAAGATGGTTGGTCTATTGTCACCTTTGTAGACATAGATCCGAATACAACTATTTATTTTAGTGACGGCACAGCTGCGAGTCCGACCGCTATTGGTAGCAGTGAATCCTCGTTTGTATGGAATACGGGATCTCAGAAAATTGTCGGTGGTACTGTAGTTCGCTTTAGTGCAATTGATAGCACTAGTCGCGCATCATCTATTGGTACATTTACAGTTGTTAACTCAAGCGACTTGGGACTCAATACAACTGATGAGACTGTTTATGCCTTTCTGGGAAATAGTGCCACTGCCCCAACCACAATTCTAACTGCTGTCTCAACTGAGGCGAATAATAACAGTCTGACTACTGTTGGACTAACTGATGGAGTTAATGCGATCAAACTCACCAGTAGCACTGACTATGGTCAGTATACTGGTTCCCGTACTGGACAAACCAGTTTTATAGGCTATAAGGCGCTTGTTAACAACAGTGCTAATTGGACAATTGATACCGGAGGTGACGGAGCTGCGATAGTTCCTAACACCACGAACTTAGCCATCACCAGTGGAAATCCCATAGTCAACCTATCTCTCAACACTAACTCAGGAACTGAAGCAGGAACAACCCAAATTATTGTCACCGCTACTGCATCCAGTGCCGTATCTAGTAATCAAACAGTCAATTTAGGTGTAACAGGAACAGGCATCACCACCAGTGATTACAACCTTAGCAACAGTATCATCACCATTCCTAGCGGACAAACCGCAGGTTCTGTCATCTTCAGCGTTATAGATGATGCTGTGGTTGAAGGCACAGAAACCGCGACATTGACCATCAGTAATCCTTCCTCAGGTATTACACTAGGCACTACTTCCCAAAACATCACCATCGCTGATAATGATATTGCTGCCTTTCCAACCGTTAACTTATCCCTCAGCACTACTGCTGGCTTGGAAGCAAACACAACTGCTATCATTGTCACCGCTACTGCATCCAGTGCCGTATCTAGTAATCAAACAGTCAATTTAGGTGTAACAGGAACAGGCATCACCACCAGTGATTACAACCTTAGCAACAGTATCATCACCATTCCTAGCGGACAAACCGCAGGTTCTGTCATCTTCAGCGTTGTAGATGATGCTGTGGTTGAAGGCACAGAAACCGCGACATTGACCATCAGTAATCCTTCCTCAGGTATTACACTAGGCACTACTTCCCAAAACATCACCATCGCTGATAATGATATTGCTGCCTTTCCAACCGTTAACTTATCCCTCAGCACTACTGCTGGCTTGGAAGCAAACACAACTGCTATCATTGTTACCGCTACTGCATCCAGTGCCGTATCTAGTAATCAAACAGTCAATTTAGGTGTAACAGGAACAGGCATCACCACCAGTGATTACAACCTTAGCAACAATATCATCACCATTCCTAGCGGACAAACCACAGGTTCTGTCATCTTCAGCGTTGTAGATGATGCTGTGGTTGAAGGCACAGAAACCGCGACATTGACCATCAGTAATCCTTCCTCAGGTATTACACTAGGCACTACTTCTCAAAACATCACCATTGCTGATAATGATATTGCTGCCTTTCCAATTATCACGGTTTCTAGTAACAATAGCCAACCCGTTACTACAATCTTTGATAATAGTGGCGGAACTACCCCGATAACGGTACTTGATAACAACACTATCAGTAATTTAATATCGACTCCCACAATAGTACAGAATAATACTATTAGTTCTAACACTGGGCAATCGACGATCCCTACCAACAACGTCGAAAACTTTAACCTAGTTAACGATCTAACCAAGTTTAACAACTCCATCGTAGTCAATTCCCTAACTGGGAGCAATCTCGTGGTCGGCACTGACGCCAATGAAAATATCAATGGTAGCGCAGGCAATGACTACCTTGATGGCAAGGGAAACAATGACACCATCCGTGGAGGCGATGGCAATGACACAATTTTAGGCGGACTTGGCAGTGACAGCCTTTTTGGAGGCAAGGGCAATGACCGCCTCATTGGTTGGGGGGGTGGTTCAGGCGAAATTGATCTACTCAACGGTAATCAAGGTGCAGATACTTACGTCTTGGGTGATGCCAGTTCAGTTTTCTATGCCAGTTCCGGTAACGGTGACTATGCCGATATTGCCAGCTTTAAGGCTAAGGATCAAATTGAACTCAAGGGACTTGCTAATAATTACTCACTAGGGTCTGCATCAGCGGTGTCTGACAACGAGTCTGCTGTCGGCATCTTTACCAGCAATGGAACAGAATTAATTGCTGTTGTTAAAGATGGGTTAAGGCTCAATACAAATTTGGCAACTGATACTGGCTTTGTATTTGTTTAA
- a CDS encoding DHA2 family efflux MFS transporter permease subunit gives MATSIKSSSFDEFGYVHGPLKWAIAFTASLGAILEVIDTSIVNVALTDIQATLGATVSEVGWVVSGYAIANVVLIPLSAWLGDYFGRKTYFIFSLIGFTISSVLCGLSFNLPMLIVARILQGLCGGGLLAKAQAILFETFPPAEQGLAQAVFGVGVIAGPAIGPTLGGFLVDGLGWRWIFFVNIPFGIIAVAMSLAFLPKNKDRKEAQNQAVDWWGIGFLIVAVGSLQTVLEEGEQDDWFSSSFIVTLAIVGIIGLGLFIWRELKTDHPAVDLRVLRHRSLAAGSVLSAVVGMGLYGALFAVPIFAQSVLQFTATQTGLLLAPGALASAIVMVLLGKLSSIVDARFLIAMGAVGSSGVMFQLATITPQSGTDDLFWPLVWRGAFTVLMFLPLSLAVLGPLPKKDVSAGSGFYNLTRQLGGSIGIALLTTLLDQRQAFHRAILLTQLSPYDPETNQRLDLLNGALQSQGMDAATAQQQALALLSQTVDIQAAVLSYADCFRVVGVGFLCSLPLLLFLGKGGAGAKAPIGH, from the coding sequence ATGGCTACCAGTATTAAAAGTTCTAGTTTTGACGAATTTGGCTATGTCCACGGGCCATTGAAGTGGGCGATCGCTTTTACGGCTTCCCTTGGTGCAATCTTAGAAGTAATTGATACTAGTATCGTTAACGTAGCTCTCACCGATATCCAAGCGACTTTGGGTGCAACTGTCAGCGAAGTGGGTTGGGTAGTTAGCGGATATGCGATCGCTAACGTGGTATTAATTCCCTTATCTGCATGGTTGGGAGATTACTTTGGGCGTAAAACCTACTTTATCTTCTCACTGATTGGTTTTACGATTTCCTCCGTTTTATGTGGGCTGTCCTTCAATCTACCGATGTTGATTGTTGCCCGAATTCTCCAAGGTTTATGCGGTGGAGGGTTGTTAGCAAAAGCCCAGGCGATTTTATTCGAGACTTTTCCCCCGGCCGAACAAGGTTTAGCCCAAGCAGTTTTTGGTGTAGGTGTAATTGCTGGCCCGGCAATTGGCCCAACCTTGGGAGGATTCTTAGTAGATGGTTTAGGCTGGCGCTGGATTTTCTTTGTTAACATTCCCTTTGGGATCATTGCAGTAGCCATGTCTTTAGCGTTTTTGCCAAAGAATAAAGACAGGAAGGAGGCTCAAAACCAAGCTGTTGATTGGTGGGGAATTGGATTTTTAATCGTGGCTGTGGGTAGCTTACAAACTGTATTAGAGGAAGGGGAGCAAGATGACTGGTTTTCCTCTAGTTTTATTGTCACTCTGGCGATTGTCGGTATTATCGGTTTAGGGTTGTTTATTTGGCGAGAACTGAAAACAGATCATCCGGCTGTAGATTTGAGAGTTTTACGTCACCGTTCTTTAGCTGCGGGAAGCGTTCTCTCAGCAGTGGTGGGTATGGGGCTTTATGGCGCACTTTTTGCTGTGCCAATATTTGCTCAGAGCGTGCTGCAATTTACGGCAACACAAACAGGATTATTATTAGCACCTGGGGCTTTAGCGTCTGCGATCGTTATGGTTTTATTAGGCAAACTGTCTAGTATAGTTGATGCTCGATTTTTAATTGCAATGGGCGCTGTCGGATCATCTGGAGTTATGTTTCAATTGGCGACAATTACTCCACAAAGCGGAACAGACGATTTATTTTGGCCATTGGTATGGCGCGGAGCTTTTACTGTGTTGATGTTTCTCCCTTTGAGTTTGGCAGTTTTAGGGCCGCTACCCAAAAAAGATGTTTCTGCCGGTTCTGGTTTTTACAACCTGACTCGACAATTAGGCGGCAGTATCGGCATTGCCCTACTTACTACTCTGCTTGACCAAAGACAGGCTTTTCATCGAGCCATCCTGTTAACTCAACTTAGCCCCTATGACCCAGAAACCAATCAGCGTCTCGACTTGCTCAATGGGGCACTCCAAAGCCAAGGTATGGATGCGGCAACAGCGCAACAACAAGCACTAGCTTTATTAAGTCAAACAGTAGATATCCAAGCTGCTGTTTTATCTTACGCAGATTGCTTTCGAGTCGTAGGGGTAGGGTTCCTTTGCTCATTACCTCTGTTATTATTCCTGGGTAAAGGCGGTGCAGGAGCGAAAGCGCCAATCGGTCACTAG
- a CDS encoding TetR/AcrR family transcriptional regulator, with protein MSKEINSPSGRPRSIHANQAIVQATLDLLAEVGYESMSIEAIASRAGVGKTTIYRRYTSKEELVADAIESLRDDLVIPDTGRFWGDMDILINNAAKKIDSPLGRQTLALIISTASSNPQFAEVYWTKYTKLRREAFSKVLERAKSRDEIHQDADVDLIIDLVSGSLYYALIFKPTTEPVEAYMRRTINLLMKGVGSRE; from the coding sequence ATGAGTAAGGAAATCAACAGCCCCTCTGGACGACCACGCAGCATCCACGCCAATCAGGCTATTGTGCAAGCGACTTTGGATTTGCTTGCAGAGGTAGGATATGAAAGCATGAGTATAGAAGCGATCGCTTCTCGTGCTGGAGTTGGTAAAACGACCATCTATCGGCGTTACACTTCCAAAGAAGAACTAGTTGCAGACGCAATAGAAAGTTTGAGAGATGATTTAGTGATCCCCGATACTGGCAGGTTTTGGGGAGACATGGATATTTTGATCAATAATGCTGCCAAAAAAATAGATAGTCCCCTTGGTCGTCAGACACTCGCTTTGATAATTAGTACAGCGTCTAGCAATCCTCAGTTTGCAGAGGTTTACTGGACAAAATATACTAAACTCCGGCGTGAAGCCTTTTCTAAAGTACTTGAGCGTGCCAAGTCTAGAGACGAAATTCACCAGGATGCAGACGTAGACTTAATTATTGACCTTGTGAGTGGGTCACTATATTATGCACTGATATTCAAACCCACAACCGAGCCAGTAGAAGCATATATGCGCCGCACAATAAATCTTCTTATGAAGGGAGTGGGGAGTAGGGAGTAG
- the patD gene encoding heterocyst frequency control protein PatD: MSLNREKYLALVTLLEQLRSDATTTPMIPSELRQRVASLQQFFGQEIVPLADENWRVQSYQTEMSKQLRLLAVDVMFLQGARQASTAQTRLQTISDRLTTLIQYCNAILQPEAEGEK; this comes from the coding sequence ATGTCTTTAAACCGTGAGAAATATTTGGCACTCGTAACCTTACTAGAGCAATTACGCTCCGATGCCACAACTACCCCAATGATTCCCTCCGAACTGCGGCAGCGTGTAGCCTCGTTGCAGCAATTCTTTGGACAGGAAATTGTACCTTTGGCTGATGAGAACTGGCGAGTGCAGTCTTATCAGACAGAAATGAGCAAGCAACTGCGCTTGTTGGCAGTAGATGTGATGTTTTTGCAAGGAGCGCGGCAAGCATCTACTGCACAAACGAGACTTCAAACGATTAGCGATCGCTTGACAACCCTCATTCAATACTGTAATGCCATCTTGCAACCAGAAGCGGAAGGAGAAAAATAA
- a CDS encoding RelA/SpoT family protein, whose translation MSSLAINSSIDITIPEWLKKCLKESSATSGAPEDERRHSDAVLIGRAFEFAYQLHQGQYRKSGEPYIAHPVAVADLLHDLGGSAAMIAAGFLHDVVEDTEVTSQEIEERFGAEVRQLVEGVTKLSKINFTSKTESQAENFRRMFLAMAQDIRVIVVKLADRLHNMRTLQYMSEASRRRSAQETRDIFAPLANRLGIWRIKWELEDLAFKYLEPEAFRQMQELVSEKRTAREEKLAKATKMLQERLQQAGIRFQDISGRPKHLYSIYQKMHRQQKEFHEIYDLAALRIIVQTNEECYRALAVVHDAFRPIPGRFKDYIGLPKPNRYQSLHTGVIGLTGRPLEVQIRTIEMHHIAEYGIAAHWKYKETGGSGISHLTGTDDKFTWLRQLLEWQTDLKDAQEYLDSIKDNLFEDDVYVFTPKGDVVPLSPGSTTVDFAYRIHTEVGNHCSGARVNGRMVSLSTRLHNGDIVEVLTQKNCHPSLDWLNFVRSSAAKYRIKQWYKRSRREENVARGRELLEKELGKTGFDSLLKSDAMETVAQKCNYHSVDDLLAGLGYGEVTLNLVLNRWREVAKAQQPISTVSPFIPKEPTTSKALRDAPTTISRASDSPIIGVEGLVYYLAGCCTPIPGEPIIGVVTRGRGISIHRQGCNNLETVEYERLVPVRWNPAAENSGRPHTYPVDVQIEALDRVGVLKDILSRLSDQGINVRHAQVKTCAGQPALIDLGIDIRDRSQLEQVFVQIKKMSDILNIRRIGQIDE comes from the coding sequence ATGAGCAGTCTAGCTATAAATTCATCAATTGATATAACCATTCCGGAATGGTTAAAGAAATGTTTGAAGGAGTCATCCGCAACTAGCGGCGCACCGGAAGATGAACGAAGGCATAGTGATGCAGTCTTAATTGGTCGCGCATTTGAATTTGCTTACCAACTGCATCAAGGTCAATACCGCAAATCGGGAGAACCATACATCGCTCATCCTGTTGCTGTAGCTGACTTGCTGCATGACTTGGGAGGCAGTGCTGCTATGATAGCAGCTGGATTTCTTCATGATGTCGTTGAAGATACAGAAGTAACAAGTCAAGAAATAGAAGAACGCTTTGGCGCAGAAGTGCGGCAATTGGTTGAAGGTGTCACCAAGCTTTCTAAAATCAATTTCACCAGCAAAACCGAAAGCCAAGCCGAAAACTTCCGGCGGATGTTTTTGGCAATGGCGCAAGATATTCGGGTAATTGTGGTGAAATTGGCAGATCGTTTGCATAATATGCGAACTTTACAATACATGTCAGAGGCTAGCCGCCGCCGCAGTGCCCAAGAAACGCGAGATATATTCGCGCCTTTAGCCAATCGCTTGGGAATTTGGCGAATTAAATGGGAACTGGAAGATTTGGCTTTTAAATATTTGGAACCGGAAGCTTTCCGTCAAATGCAGGAGCTTGTTTCCGAGAAACGGACGGCGCGAGAAGAGAAATTGGCTAAAGCTACGAAAATGTTGCAAGAGCGTTTGCAGCAAGCTGGAATCCGCTTTCAGGATATTAGCGGTCGTCCCAAGCACCTTTATAGCATTTACCAAAAAATGCACCGCCAACAAAAGGAATTTCATGAAATTTACGATTTGGCGGCGCTGCGAATTATTGTTCAAACTAATGAGGAATGCTATCGGGCGTTGGCGGTGGTTCATGATGCTTTTCGCCCAATTCCTGGGAGATTTAAAGACTACATTGGGCTGCCAAAGCCTAACCGTTACCAGTCGTTACATACTGGGGTGATTGGACTAACTGGCCGGCCTTTAGAGGTGCAAATTCGGACAATCGAAATGCATCATATCGCCGAATATGGGATTGCCGCCCATTGGAAGTACAAAGAAACAGGAGGTTCTGGTATTAGCCATTTAACAGGCACAGATGACAAGTTTACTTGGCTGCGACAACTGCTCGAATGGCAAACTGATCTCAAGGATGCCCAAGAATATCTTGATAGCATCAAAGATAATCTATTTGAAGATGATGTCTATGTCTTCACCCCTAAGGGGGATGTTGTTCCTTTAAGCCCAGGTTCCACCACTGTAGATTTTGCATATCGTATTCATACCGAAGTAGGAAACCATTGTTCAGGGGCGCGGGTGAATGGGCGAATGGTATCTTTGTCAACGCGGCTACACAATGGCGATATTGTAGAAGTTCTCACCCAAAAGAACTGCCATCCGAGTTTGGATTGGTTGAACTTTGTCAGAAGTTCGGCGGCAAAATATCGAATAAAACAATGGTACAAGCGATCGCGCCGGGAAGAAAATGTCGCCCGTGGGCGGGAATTGTTAGAAAAGGAACTCGGTAAAACTGGTTTTGATAGCCTGCTAAAGTCAGATGCAATGGAGACTGTCGCCCAAAAGTGTAACTACCACAGTGTGGACGATTTACTCGCTGGTTTAGGTTACGGAGAAGTGACATTAAACTTAGTACTAAATCGTTGGCGAGAAGTGGCGAAGGCACAACAACCAATTTCCACCGTGTCGCCATTCATCCCCAAAGAACCAACTACATCAAAAGCTTTGCGGGATGCACCTACAACTATTTCCCGCGCCAGTGATTCGCCAATTATTGGGGTAGAGGGGCTGGTGTATTATTTAGCTGGGTGTTGTACCCCGATTCCTGGCGAACCAATTATTGGTGTGGTGACGCGAGGTAGGGGGATTTCGATTCATCGCCAAGGCTGCAATAATCTGGAAACTGTGGAGTATGAGCGCTTAGTACCAGTTAGATGGAACCCAGCCGCCGAAAATAGTGGTCGTCCGCACACATATCCTGTAGATGTTCAAATTGAAGCCCTTGACCGCGTAGGGGTGCTAAAGGATATTTTGTCACGCTTGAGTGACCAAGGAATTAATGTCCGCCATGCTCAGGTGAAAACCTGTGCTGGTCAACCTGCATTGATAGACTTAGGAATAGATATACGCGATCGCTCGCAATTAGAGCAAGTGTTTGTCCAAATTAAGAAAATGAGCGATATTTTGAATATTCGCCGCATTGGTCAAATTGACGAGTAG
- a CDS encoding sensor histidine kinase, whose protein sequence is MDFSQTLIAKSDAILDQWVEAVYQDEQIEATNELTFKAVRDSLPRVLKALATVLSESETSDLQTVVDASLEHGTLRAQQGFEPAEIAREYRLLRFVIFSFLEEDLLQGSAQEVLRAVRLIDTVIDEAIARCFNSYTQGRLQELKQLQSQLRLTNQELTRLVRANKDSISHLAHELKTPLTSIIGYADLFLRQQRQQSELKDSYANLESIERVLKSGRLLVRLINDTLEISRYDAGQMKLQPTLTDVLSLINFVLEMIEPLARTKELSLVVECDRAPSQVITDPLRLQQILTNLLSNAIRYTESGSIHLECWTVSQQQWAISVTDSGIGISLDAQTQIFNPYFREVTAPQVQSSDGTGLGLAIVSRLVQLMDGEIKVDSQLGKGSTFTVILPLETIAYDRG, encoded by the coding sequence ATGGATTTTAGTCAGACTTTAATTGCAAAAAGTGATGCCATTCTTGATCAATGGGTAGAAGCGGTTTACCAAGATGAACAAATTGAAGCTACTAATGAACTTACTTTCAAAGCTGTACGGGATAGCTTACCGCGCGTTTTGAAAGCATTAGCAACAGTACTTTCTGAATCTGAAACGAGCGATTTGCAAACAGTAGTAGATGCAAGTTTAGAACACGGTACACTCCGCGCTCAACAGGGATTTGAACCAGCAGAAATTGCGCGAGAGTATCGTTTACTGCGGTTTGTAATTTTTTCCTTTTTAGAAGAAGATTTATTACAAGGATCTGCACAAGAGGTACTAAGGGCTGTTCGCCTGATTGATACAGTAATTGATGAAGCGATCGCGCGTTGCTTTAACAGTTATACTCAAGGACGATTACAAGAGCTTAAACAACTCCAAAGTCAATTGCGGTTGACTAACCAAGAACTAACTCGTTTGGTTCGCGCTAATAAAGATAGCATCTCTCATTTAGCTCATGAACTGAAAACCCCCCTCACCTCAATTATTGGTTACGCAGACTTATTTCTGCGTCAGCAGCGTCAGCAATCAGAACTCAAAGACAGCTATGCAAATCTTGAAAGTATCGAGCGAGTTCTTAAGAGTGGTAGACTGCTTGTCCGGTTAATCAACGATACTTTGGAAATTTCGCGCTATGATGCCGGACAGATGAAATTGCAGCCTACTCTAACCGATGTGCTTAGTTTAATCAACTTTGTTTTAGAGATGATTGAGCCATTAGCGCGTACTAAAGAATTATCCTTGGTTGTTGAATGCGATCGCGCTCCAAGTCAAGTTATCACAGATCCGCTTCGGCTTCAGCAAATTTTGACAAATCTGCTGAGTAACGCAATTCGCTACACAGAATCTGGTTCAATTCATTTGGAGTGTTGGACGGTATCTCAACAGCAGTGGGCTATCTCTGTTACTGATAGTGGTATTGGTATTTCTTTAGATGCTCAAACACAAATCTTCAATCCTTATTTTCGGGAAGTAACTGCTCCCCAAGTGCAAAGTTCTGATGGTACAGGATTAGGTTTAGCAATAGTCTCTCGATTGGTTCAGTTAATGGATGGTGAAATTAAAGTAGATTCACAGCTAGGAAAAGGATCTACATTTACAGTAATTTTGCCATTAGAAACCATCGCCTATGATCGGGGCTAA
- a CDS encoding type ISP restriction/modification enzyme, with amino-acid sequence MKANAANGTIILDDVTTLEGVPKIAWEYRLGNRCALEWILDQYKD; translated from the coding sequence ATTAAAGCCAATGCAGCCAATGGAACCATTATTTTAGATGATGTCACAACTTTAGAAGGTGTCCCCAAAATTGCTTGGGAATATCGCCTTGGCAACCGTTGTGCTTTAGAATGGATTTTAGATCAATACAAAGATTAA